The following coding sequences are from one Primulina eburnea isolate SZY01 chromosome 15, ASM2296580v1, whole genome shotgun sequence window:
- the LOC140813870 gene encoding uncharacterized protein, translating to MWRFKPFTHKEQTGLEGRIIDIGSCKVQVRSVIAEGGFSSVYSARDAIHGSKPFALKHIICNDEESLELAMKEISVMKSLKEHPNVVTLCAHAVFDMGRTEEILLLMEYCEKSLVNVLESRGAGFFEEKQVLTIFRDVCNAVFAMHCHSPPIAHRDLKAENLLLGSDGLWKLCDFGSTTTNHKCFEKPEEMGIEEDNIRKYTTPAYRAPEMWDLFRRELISEKVDIWALGCLLFRICYFKLAFDGESKLQILNGNYRIPDLPKYNSSLTDLIRDMLQSSPNDRPDITQVWFRVNSLLPEGSQKSLPDGPLEMPQQTTDVLAGMPKPANKSNPMPRRSPPPPPLAGARNVSLVPNNLRTGESAGPFGAFWTSEHAKYSVTNEDESRFKYDEDVTNHTSSGHEKIYPEKHPASHLTPSKEQNFQSSTVQKTTPGRSVDRTSFESSPFSDDSNQSTERSRPPKPEGTPTFQNDAFNAFVAEFGGNKKSPSTNGQRPEKEEFLEAELKKVREQLAHANIEKAEITSKYEKLSAICRSQRQEMQDLKQALAARTPSPSKDQPRIQLSTTPPNEKIEGTAWELQRDLFDRGSMSPDPQQWQAFTDDSRPQTLPPNNNPKSVRTRNGQQSKKAIEPLSGTNAWGFGSENFQADPSDSSKLNLPIGGLSKSQRFGESKSVENKLDPQPAGWAGF from the exons ATGTGGAGATTCAAACCCTTTACGCATAAAGAACAAACTGGGCTGGAAGGTCGCATCATTGACATTGGCAGTTGCAAAGTTCAGGTTCGTAGTGTGATCGCAGAAGGTGGATTCTCATCCGTCTACTCAGCTAGAGATGCAATACATGGTTCCAAGCCATTTGCCTTAAAGCACATTATATGCAATGATGAAGAATCACTGGAGCTAGCGATGAAAGAGATATCAGTCATGAAATCACTCAAAGAGCATCCCAATGTTGTTACTCTTTGTGCGCATGCTGTATTTGATATGGGACGTACCGAGGAGATCCTCCTTCTCATGGAATATTGTGAGAAATCTCTGGTTAATGTGCTTGAGAGCAGGGGGGCTGGGTTCTTTGAGGAAAAACAGGTTCTAACAATTTTCCGGGATGTATGCAATGCTGTCTTTGCAATGCACTGCCACAGTCCACCTATTGCACATCG AGACTTGAAGGCTGAGAATCTTTTGCTGGGGTCTGATGGATTGTGGAAGTTGTGTGATTTTGGTAGTACTACCACAAATCATAAATGCTTCGAGAAACCTGAGGAAATGGGTATCGAGGAGGATAATATTAGGAAATATACTACACCAGCATATAGAGCTCCTGAG ATGTGGGATCTTTTTCGCAGAGAACTTATAAGTGAGAAAGTAGATATATGG GCACTTGGATGTCTCCTTTTTCGCATATGTTACTTCAAGTTAGCATTTGACGGTGAATCAAAACTCCAAATTTTGAATGGGAACTATCGCATCCCAGATTTACCCAAGTATAACTCGTCACTGACAGACCTTATAAGAGACATGCTTCAATCTTCCCCCAATGACAGACCGGATATCACGCAG GTCTGGTTCCGTGTTAATAGCCTTTTACCTGAAGGGTCACAGAAATCATTACCTGACGGACCTCTGGAAATGCCGCAACAGACTACTGATGTACTTGCAG GCATGCCAAAGCCTGCAAATAAGTCCAATCCAATGCCTCGTAGAAGTCCACCTCCTCCTCCCTTAGCTGGAGCACGGAACGTATCATTAGTTCCAAACAATCTCAGAACAGGCGAAAGTGCAGGCCCTTTTGGTGCTTTCTGGACCTCCGAACATGCAAAATATTCAGTAACGAATGAGGACGAGAGCCGATTTAAATATGATGAAGACGTAACCAATCATACATCATCTGGACATGAAAAGATATATCCCGAAAAGCATCCAGCTTCTCATTTAACTCCATCTAAGGAGCAAAATTTTCAATCTTCTACAGTCCAAAAGACCACACCAGGTAGATCAGTCGATAGAACAAGTTTTGAAAGTTCACCATTTTCGGATGATTCAAACCAAAGCACCGAAAGATCAAGACCCCCAAAACCAGAGGGAACACCCACCTTTCAAAATGATGCATTCAATGCTTTTGTAGCAGAATTTGGTGGTAACAAGAAAAGTCCTAGCACTAATGGTCAGAGACCAGAAAAGGAAGAGTTCTTGGAGGCAGAGCTCAAAAAGGTGAGAGAGCAGCTTGCACATGCCAATATAGAAAAGGCAGAAATAACCTCCAAATACGAAAAGCTCTCTGCAATTTGTCGGTCGCAGCGTCAAGAAATGCAGGATCTTAAGCAAGCTCTAGCTGCAAGAACTCCATCACCAAGTAAAGATCAGCCCAGAATCCAATTATCCACTACTCCACCT AATGAGAAGATTGAAGGAACGGCTTGGGAATTGCAACGTGATTTATTTGACCGAGGTTCTATGAGCCCGGACCCTCAACAGTGGCAGGCTTTCACTGATGATTCCAGGCCACAGACGTTGCCTCCGAACAACAACCCTAAATCTGTTAGAACAAGAAATGGTCAGCAGAGTAAGAAGGCCATCGAGCCATTATCTGGTACCAATGCTTGGGGATTTGGATCCGAGAATTTTCAGGCGGATCCTTCGGATTCCTCAAAGCTTAATCTACCCATCGGTGGATTGAGTAAGTCTCAACGATTTGGTGAGTCGAAGAGCGTGGAAAATAAGTTGGATCCCCAACCTGCTGGCTGGGCTGGTTTC